The nucleotide sequence TTGTTTATTTTTTTGATAACAGTTTGAGCATAAATAAAGTTGTTTTGTTTTTCCGTTAATATTCATACGGAATTGAACATTAGCTTGATGTTGATGACAATTTTGACACAACATGCACTTCATTCCTTTCCGTTTATTATTTTTATAAGTGAAGTAGTTTTTGACTTTGACTAACTTTGACCTTATGACTTTATTATACTCTGACCTTTTTTGACTTTCAACTATTTTGTTAAAAAATATTTTTTTCTTCTTGAAAGCTGAAGACAAGCATAAGGTGAACTAACACGTTTAAAGTGGGGGATGCTTTTGAAGTCGTGGATTGGAGCCTGCCAAATAGCGGCAGTTTACATAGGGACCATCATTGGAGCGGGGTTTGCGACTGGAAAAGAGATCGTTCAGTTTTTTTCTCAATTTGGTTTTTATGGACTGCTTGGAATCATGGTGAGCGGTGGTCTGTTTATCTTTCTGGGAGCCAAAATTATGCTGGCAGCCATTGATGTGCAGGCAAAGTCCTTTGAAGAGTTTAATGCTTATCTTTTTGGTGAGAAGCTTGGATTAGTGGCTACTTTTGTTCAATTCTTTATGCTGATTGGAGTCACAGGGGTTATGCTTTCAGGAACAGGAGCATTATTTGAGGAAAGATTCGAAATCCCGGCTAATATAGGCATCCTGTTAAGCATAGCCGCCGGTTTTTTGATTATGAAAAAGGGAATATCAGGATTGCTTGCTGTCAATGTATTCGTTGTCCCGCTTATGGTAATTTTTCATATATATGCGGCTGGAAAAGCTGTAGAGCAGCCGGACTTCTGGCAAATCATTTTTAAGGAGGGAACAGCCGATCACTCGTGGAAGCTGTGGACTTCTCCATTCAGCTACGCTGCATTTAATTTAGCCTTGGCTCAAGCTGTTCTTGTGCCGCTAGCTTTTGAGATAAAGGACAGGCAGACGATCAAAAGAGGAGCGTTTCTTGGAGGGGCAATATTAACTTGCTTAATGCTCGCAAGCCATGTGAGCTTAATTCAATTAGTCAACGTTGCCAATTATGAGATACCTATGGCACAGATTGTTGAATGGCTCATTCCAGCGTTTCATTTTGTTTATGCCTTTCTTATTTACGGAGAAATTTTTACATCTGTAATCGGAAATGTGTATGGATTGAAACAGCAGTTACAGGTCCATCTTTCATGGCCGCCGGCTATTCTATTAGTTATCATATTTTCTGCTGGCTTTTTGCTTAGTCAAATTTCATATGGTGCATTGCTTGGGTTTTTATATCCATTATTTGGGTTCATCAGTTTAGTTTTTCTTGTATTGCTCTGGAAGAAATAAAACGGACTGTTACAGTCCGTTTTATCACAGAAAGCAGCTGTTTTCTTTATTGCCTGCTGATGTGGCTATTTATTATAAAAGCGGAAACAGCACAATTAATAGCACATCAAACACAAGATGAGAGATGATAAGCATTGGAATGCTGCGTTTCCACACATACAAAGACCCCCAGAACAAGCCAGCAACAAAGGCTGCCAGAACCCAAATGAATTTATCTGAGTAGAGGAAAATGGAAGCATACAGCATGGAAGCGGCAATGATTGCTGTCAAATCATTGAAATAGACTGAAAGGCGTTTTTGAATAAATCCGCGCCAAAACAGCTCTTCACCGGGAATAAAAACTAGTATTAATACAATATAATGCCAGGAGAACTGGGGAGAGTACCACTTGTACATACTGGCTACTTGTTTTTCCCATGAAAAAGGAAGGACCGGCAGAAGGAGATGCCCCACAAAGAAGAGAGCATATAACAGCAGTCCGGATAAAACACCATATTTTAAATAACTGCGTGTCTTTTGCTTATCATCTATCTTTTCGCTAATAATGGCAAAGCTAATGAAGAAAAGATTTGCAGCTGTATATAAATACCAAAATATATCACGATCTGAGAATGTCATGTAGAGCAGCACATGCGCAAGAATGATACTCAAAAGTAGCCGCCAATCCTTAATAAGTGCCATCTTTCTGAACTCCTTTCTTTTCATACAGCACTTATTTTAACAAAAGGATGTAAAAAATAGAATGAAAATCCCTTGAAATGAAGAAAAGAGGAAGATTGATAGGGGCGGATGGAGCCCAAAAGAGAATAGCTGTACAATCAGGGCCTAGAAGATTGACAATGTGTAAGAAAAATGCAGGATGCTTAAAAAAGCAGCCGTATACTTATATACGGCTGCTTTTTAAGCGTTTACAGAAGATTGGATAATTGTATAGTTTTTATGGTTGACCACTGTCTTTTCTTCCATTTCTAATTCTCTGAAGTTCTCCATAATCGTTAGATCAACGATCACTGAGTTTTCATTTACTTTTTCAACAATTCCTTGTAACCCATTTTTAAATTTAATCACATTCCCCACTTCTGCTTTCGTCATTTTTATCTCTCCTTCACAGATTAAATTAAAAAGCTTTCCTTGTTGTTTCTCGGTTGTATTTATATTAAGCTTTTGAAAGTAAGGCCTAACAGGAAAAGATGTCAATCATTTTTGCATTATAATAAATGGTAAAAAGAATTACTTTACAGTTTGCCTTATTTTTGTAAAAGAGTAAAGTATTTTGCCCAATAAGATGAAAAATTCAGAAAGAAGGGAAAATATGACGGCCACTGATGCAAAAAACCTGATGGATCAATTGAAAAACGGTGAAATTAATGAGTGTCACGTAAGCAACGAGCACTTTCTGATTTTTCAACGAGAGCTGGTAAAAAGAGAAGATTTTAAACACTTTAGGGGAGTGGCACAACGGGGGGTTCTGTTATATATTATTATATGAAAGAGCCAAGAAGCTGATGAATCGCTTTTCATTAAATAAAAATATCAAAAAAATGTTTAAACCGAAGAAGACGGGTAATAATAAGTAACAGTACATGATAGGATTTACTCAAGCCTTTTCATTCTCATTTTTCCCCCCATTTTAATCCGGACAAATTACTGTCCGGATTTTTTTATTGTTCACACCCCCTTTTTTACGTGCATGAATCTTCTTAGAGAAAGTAGATCATTTTACATTTTTATAAGTGCACAACGTACTGCCCCCATGATTCATTTACACTTTTTCTGATTATCTTAGGAGACAACAAATGAAGGAAAATTCGAAATATACTATAATAATAGAGAGAAGAAGGGAGGCTGTTAAGATGGATGGATCTTTTCAAGGAAAAACAGCATTAGTTCTTGCCTCAAGCCAGGGGCTTGGGAAAGCCATTGCTACAAAATTGGCGGAAGAAGGGGCAAATGTTATGCTTGCCAGCAGAAACGGCGGTAAATTGGAAGAGGTAAAACGGCAGCTGCAGAGAGAGAATGTGAGCCAGGTTGATTATAGTGTTTGCGATATTACAAAACCAGAGGAAATTAAGTCATTAGTAAACAAAACGATTGAGAAATTTGGGACGATTCA is from Bacillus sp. PK3_68 and encodes:
- a CDS encoding type II CAAX endopeptidase family protein, translating into MALIKDWRLLLSIILAHVLLYMTFSDRDIFWYLYTAANLFFISFAIISEKIDDKQKTRSYLKYGVLSGLLLYALFFVGHLLLPVLPFSWEKQVASMYKWYSPQFSWHYIVLILVFIPGEELFWRGFIQKRLSVYFNDLTAIIAASMLYASIFLYSDKFIWVLAAFVAGLFWGSLYVWKRSIPMLIISHLVFDVLLIVLFPLL
- a CDS encoding DUF2187 family protein — encoded protein: MTKAEVGNVIKFKNGLQGIVEKVNENSVIVDLTIMENFRELEMEEKTVVNHKNYTIIQSSVNA